A window of Pan paniscus chromosome 16, NHGRI_mPanPan1-v2.0_pri, whole genome shotgun sequence genomic DNA:
AGCGCGCACACTCACACACTGCGGCAAACTGCAGCTGCCCAAACGGCCCCCCTCCCCTTCTGCCTCACTGCGGAGACACCTGCCCTCCTGCCTGCTCAGCCTCTGCACCGCAGCCCACCCCCCCCCTCCCACTCCAGCACTGGCTGAGCACTGTGTGTCCCTGCCTCACAAGATGGTCCTctctaaagaaaaaggaaaaaacgaGTCAGTTCCCTTCAGTGAGAGAGCCAGGGGAGCAGAAGAAACGGCTTTCTCCCAGGCCTGAAAAAGAGAGGCACAGGATATAAACCATGTAATTTCAAGTCAGAACCACTCCCAGGGATAGAGTGAGGAACAGGACCTCATGCCAGGACAGGAACTGGGATCATAGAAGTCTTGTGGTGATAAATGGGGACCGTGAGGAAtggttgggggcagggaggggtagATAGAAAGCAAATCAGTGTGTGCTatagatatttgtctttctgaccCTCCTACCTCAAATTTATGACCTTATTTGTGTGGAGGGAGCTCTTGTCTTTCTAAATCTGAACGACTTACGGCTGGCAGCTTCCCGAACCTTGATATCCCTCACCTGCCCCAAGCCCTGCCCTTGCCTACATCTGAGGTGGCTCTTGTCCTCTGAATTTATCTCAAATGTTCCCTCAATTCTCAAGTGAATAGAAGGGAACCCTTGAATTCCCCTTTGGCCCAACACACGCTGTATGGGGTTTGGTCTTCTGACACCATCGTTCATTTCCCCCACAGCTGCATCTGCAGCCCTGTGCTGCCAGATCTGCCTGATCCTGGCACCATGGCTCTGCCTCTTAACAAAGGCCCTGGCCCCAGGCTTCTCTTGTCCAAGCACCAGAAAGAAGAGAGAGCTGGGTCACAGAAGAGGGTCTAAGGGACAAATTATGGACCCTCCCACCAGTATCCTCCAGACAGCCCACTGCCATCTGTTGGATGCTCTGTGAGGTTAATGCCACTATGTACTGCAATTGGAAAGGGGATTTGGCAAGGAAGGGCGGGTGCAGGGGATGGCAGCATTCTTCTTCAGCATCTTCTGTCTGATTTgccactttctttctttgctgAATTGTTTGGTGTTTCATTTGAGGCTGGAGAAGGGAAATAGGGGATTTGGGGATGCCTTATCTTTCTCCATGGCCTGGGGAACACCCTGAATCTCTCCTTCCTTATTAATGTGTTTCTTGTTCAAGAACCTTTCACTCCCCATGTCCGTGGTAGAGGCCCCTAGGAGGGGGGCAAAGATGAGAGAAGAAACTGTTCACAATGAATGGGTTGTGGGGTAGTGAATCTGGCCTCTCTGAAACTTTGGGACATGAAGATCAGGTTGGAGTGGGTGTTGTGAAAACTTCCGAGCAGGAACAATAtgattgtgtgcatgtgtattagTGCAGGCTTGGCCTCTGAGGAAccagaagacagaaaatgaagtTATAGTCCTATGTCTATTCTTTGAATCATAAAACCCCAAAAATTTAGATAGCACAGGCTTCTCCGGGTCTTCTGGAACAGGAATTCTGGCCTTGGATGGCAAGAAGGGTGGGGAGTCTGTACCACACAGAAGCTCCTATTTCCTTATTTCTAGACACTCTGCGGGCAGGAAAGCCCAGGGCAGAGGCAAgccaggaaggagaaagggaagtgaGGGTCATCATCCCAGGGGCCCTCTCTCCAGCTGAGCCCCCCATCCCCAGGCAGCACCAGGAACTTAGTGCTCGAGAAGGACAAAAGCTTCTTGTCAATAGGGCAGTCTGAGGCCatagttccaggcagagggatggGGGCACAGGCAGCAGAGGGTGTGGTAgatgaagggaaggagaggacagCCAGTGTGGGAGAGGGGAGGTGGAAACCCTCTAAGGGAAGGGCTGGATGAGCCAGTTCCTAGACCTTACTCAGCAGTATCCAAGGTGGCAGGGCCTAAGGATACCTTCTCTTTCGTCTAAGCCCCATTTCGTGATAGCACATTCTTTCCTCTCCTGCACCACAATTTCTATACCTATTCTCAATATAAATTCCTACATCTCTCCCTCAGGCCAGAGGACCCTTTGCCACCAGAGTGAGATCCTAGAGACCATCATCCTGGTAAATCCCAGTGCAGACAGCATCAGCTCTGAGGTAAGGCCAGGGCCTGTGCCTTGCCAAACAGGCCTGGTGCAAGTGCTATACCCACCCTTGCCAGTGCTACCACTATTAGGCCAAGAATTCCTCTCTCTGCCATCTAAGCTGACGTATTGTCTCCAGCCCACTCTGGAGGTGTTATGAGGGACATAAGTTGGGAGCATGTTCTTGAGGTACTGAGGGGCCATTCATTGCCTTTCCCTGGATTTCCTATATCTGTGACCACTCCCCTTCTTCCATTCCAGGTTCACCATCTTCTTAGCAGCTCATCAGCTTATAAACTACTAATCTTGAGTGGGCAAAGTTTAGAGCCTGGGGGAGACCTCATCCTACAGAGTGGCACCTACTCGTATGAAAACTTTGCCCAGGTCCTTCACAACCCCGAGGTAAGTTCCATGCCAGAGTGTCTGGGAGAAAGGGTAGCACTAGAGCTGTGGGAGGGATCTAAGGGAAAGTCTCATATTGCTTGACCATGGGGGGCCCTGGCAGAAAGGTAAGAGTCCACCTTGGAAAGAGGTGAAGATTAGGGTACTGAATCTAAGTCAGACCAAAACAACTCTAGTGACCTGATCAGGTTTCTATCTCCTATTCTTCTAGATTTCCCAATTGCTCAGCAATAGAGACCCTGGGATACAGGCCTTCCTTACCGTGTCCTGCTTAGGGGAAGGTGATTGGAGCCACCTGGGATTATCCAGTTCCCAAGAGACCCTGCACCTCCGGCTAAACCCTGAGCCCACTCTGCCCACCATGGACGGCGTGGCTGAGTTCTCCGAGTATGTCTCTGAGACTGTGGACGTGCCATCCCCATTTGACCTACTAGAGCCCCCCACCTCAGGGGGCTTCCTCAAGCTCTCCAAGCCTTGTTGCTACATCTTCCCAGGTGGTCGTGGGGACTCTGCCCTCTTTGCTGTCAATGGTTTCAACATCCTGGTGGATGGTGGCTCTGATCGCAAGTCCTGTTTTTGGAAGCTGGTACGGCACTTGGACCGCATTGACTCGGTGCTACTCACACACATTGGGGCAGACAACCTGCCAGGCATCAATGGACTACTGCAGCGCAAAGTGGCAGAGCTAGAGGAGGAGCAGTCCCAGGGCTCTAGCAGTTACAGCGACTGGGTGAAGAACCTTATCTCTCCTGAGCTTGGAGTTGTCTTTTTCAACGTGCCTGAGAAGCTGCGGCTTCCTGATGCCTCCCGGAAAGCCAAGCGTAGCATTGAGGAGGCCTGCCTCACTCTGCAGCACTTAAACCGCCTGGGCATCCAGGCTGAGCCTCTATATCGTGTGGTCAGCAATACCATTGAGCCACTGACCCTCTTCCACAAAATGGGTGTGGGCCGGCTGGACATGTATGTCCTCAACCCTGTCAAGGACAGCAAGGAGATGCAGTTCCTCATGCAAAAGTGGGCAGGCAATAGTAAAGCCAAGACAGGCATCGTGCTGCCCAATGGGAAGGAGGCTGAGATCTCCGTGCCCTACCTTACCTCTATCACTGCTCTGGTGGTCTGGCTACCAGCCAATCCCACTGAGAAGATTGTGCGTGTGCTTTTTCCAGGAAATGCTCCCCAAAACAAGATCTTGGAGGGCCTAGAAAAGCTTCGGCATCTGGACTTCCTGCGTTACCCTGTGGCCACGCAGAAGGACCTGGCTTCTGGGGCTGTGCCTACCAACCTCAAGCCCAGCAAAATCAAACAGCGGGCTGATAGCAAGGAGAGCCTCAAAGCCACTACCAAGACGGCCGTGAGCAAGTTGGCCAAACGGGAGGAGGTGGTAGAAGAGGGAGCCAAGGAGGCACGTTCAGAGCTGGCCAAGGAGTTAGCCAAGACAGAGAAGAAGGCAAAAGAGTCATCCGAGAAGCCCCCAGAGAAGCCTGCCAAGCCTGAGAGGGTGAAGACAGAGTCAAGTGAGGCACTGAAGGCAGAGAAGCGAAAGCTGATCAAAGACAAGGTAGGGAAAAAGCACCTTAAAGAAAAGATATCaaagctggaagaaaaaaaagacaaggagaaaaaagagatcaaaaaggagaggaaagagctcaagaaggatgaaggaaggaaggaggagaagaaggatgccaagaaggaggagaagaggaaagataCCAAACCTGAGCTCAAGAAGATTTCCAAGCCAGACCTAAAGCCCTTTACTCCTGAGGTACGTAAGACCCTCTATAAAGCCAAGGTCCCTGGAAGAGTCAAAATAGACAGGAGCCGTGCTATCCGTGGGGAGAAGGAGCTGTCTTCTGAGCCCCAGACACCCCCAGCCCAGAAGGGAACTGTACCACTCCCAACCATCAGTGGGCACAGGGAGCTGGTCCTATCCTCACCAGAGGACCTCACACAGGACTTTGAGGAGATGAAGCGTGAGGAGAGGGCTTTGCTGGCTGAACAAAGGGACACGGGACTAGGAGATAAGCCATTCCCTCTAGACACTGCAGAGGAGGGACCCCCAAGTACAGCTATCCAGGGAACACCACCCTCTGTTCCAGGGCTGGGACAAGAAGAACATGTGATGAAGGAGAAAGAGCTTGTCCCAGAGGTCCCTGAGGAACAAGGCAGCAAGGACAGAGGCCTAGACTCTGGGGCTGAAACAGTGGAAGAGAAAGATACCTGGGAGGAAAAGAAGCAGAGGGAAGCAGAGAGGCTCCCAGGCAGAACAGAAGCCAGAGAGGAAAGTGAACCTGAAGTAAAGGAGGATGTGATAGAAAAGGCTGAGTTAGAAGAAATGGAGGAGGTACGCCCTTcagatgaggaggaagaggatgcgACAAAAGCTGAGGGTTTTTACCAAAAACATATGCAGGAACCCTTGAAGGTAACTCCAAGGAGCCGGGAGGCTTTTGGGGGTCGGGAATTGGGACTCCAGGGCAAGGCCCCTGAGAAGGAGACCTCGTTATTCCTAAGCAGCCTGACCACACCTGCAGGAGCCACTGAGCATGTCTCTTACATCCAGGATGAGACAATCCCTGGCTACTCAGAGACTGAGCAGACCATCTCAGATGAGGAGATCCATGATGAGCCGGAGGAGCGCCCAGCTCCACCCAGATTTCATACAAGTACATATGACCTGCCCGGGCCTGAAGGTGCTGGCCCATTCGAAGCCAGCCAACCTGCCGATAGTGCTGTTCCTGCTACCTCTGGCAAAGTCTATGGAACGCCAGAGACTGAACTCACCTACCCCACTAACATAGTGGCTGCCCCTTTGGCTGAAGAGGAACATGTGTCCTCGGCCACTTCAATCACTGAGTGTGACAAACTTTCTTCCTTTGCCACATCAGTGGCTGAGGACCAATCTGTGGCCTCACTTACAGCTCCCCAGACAGAGGAGACAGGCAAGAGCTCCCTGCTGCTTGACACAGTCACAAGCATCCCTTCCTCCCGTACTGAAGCTACGCAGGGCTTGGACTATGTCCCATCAGCTGGTACCATCTCACCCACCTCCTCACTGGAAGAAGACAAGGGCTTCAAATCACCACCCTGTGAGGACTTCTCTGTGACTGGGGAgtcagagaagagaggagagatcaTAGGGAAAGGCTTGTCTGGAGAGAGAGctgtggaagaggaagaggaggagacagCAAACGTAGAGATGTCTGAGAAACTTTGCAGTCAATATGGAACTCCAGTGTTTAGTGCCCCTGGGCATGCCCTACATCCAGGAGAACCAGCACTTGGAGAAGCAGAGGAGCGGTGCCTTAGCCCAGATGACAGCACAGTGAAGATGGCTTCTCCTCCACCATCTGGCCCACCCAGTGCCACCCACACACCCTTTCATCAGTCCCCAGTGGAAGAAAAGTCTGAGCCCCAAGACTTTCAGGAGGCAGACTCCTGGGGAGACACTAAGCGCACACCAGGTGTGGGCAAAGAAGATGCTGCTGAGGAGACAGTCAAGCCAGGGCCTGAAGAGGGCAcactagagaaggaagagaaagttcCTCCTCCCAGGAGCCCCCAGGCCCAGGAAGCACCTGTCAGCATTGATGAGGGACTTACAGGCTGTACCATTCAACTGTTGCCAGCACAGGATAAAGCAATAGTCTTTGAGACTATGGAGGCAGGAGAGCCCACAGGCCCAATTCTGGGAGCAGAAGCCCTTCCCGGAGGTTTGAGGACTTTACCCCAAGAACCTGGCAAACCTCAGAAAGATGAGGTGCTCAGATATCCTGACCGAAGCCTCTCTCCTGAAGATGCAGAATCCCTCTCTGTCCTCAGCGTGCCCTCCCCAGACACTGCCAACCAAGAGCCTACCCCCAAGTCTCCCTGTGGCCTGACAGAACAGTACCTACACAAAGACCGTTGGCCAGAGGTATCTCCAGAAGACACCCAGTCACTTTCTCTGTCAGAAGAGAGTCCCAGCAAGGAGACCTCCCTGGATGTCTCTTCTAAGCAGCTCTCTCCAGAAAGCCTTGGCACCCTCCAGTTTGGGGAACTAAAccttgggaaggaagaaatggggCATCTGATGCAGGCCGAGGACACCTCTCACCACACAGCTCCCATGTCTGTTCCAGAGCCCCATGCAGCCACAGCGTCACCTCCCACAGATGGGACGACTCGATACTCTGCACAGACAGACATCACAGATGACAGCCTTGACAGGAAATCACCTGCCAGCTCATTCTCTCACTCTACACCTTCAGGAAATGGGAAGTACTTACCTGGGGCGATCACAAGCCCTGATGAACACATTCTGACACCTGATAGCTCCTTCTCCAAGAGTCCTGAGTCTTTGCCAGGCCCTGCCTTGGAGGACATTGCCATAAAGTGGGAAGATAAAGTTCCAGGGTTGAAAGACAGAACCTCAGAACAGAAGAAGGAACCTGAGCCAAAGGATGAAGTTTTACAGCAGAAAGACAAAACTCTGGAGCACAAGGAGGTGGTAGAGCCGAAGGATACAGCCATCTATCAGAAAGATGAGGCTCTGCATGTAAAGAATGAGGCTGTGAAACAGCAGGATAAGGCTTTAGAACAAAAGGGCAGAGACTTAGAGCAAAAAGACACAGCCCTAGAACAGAAGGACAAGGCCCGGGAACCAAAAGACAAAGACTTAGAAGAAAAAGACAAGGCCCTGGAACAGAAGGATAAGATCccagaagagaaagacaaagccTTAGAACAAAAGGATACAGCCCTGGAACAGAAGGACAAGGCCCTGGAACCAAAAGATAAAGACTTGGAACAAAAGGACAGGGTCCTAGAACAGAAGGAGAAGATCccagaagagaaagacaaagccTTGGATCAAAAAGTCAGAAGTGTTGAACATAAGGCTCCGGAGGACACGGTCGCTGAAATGAAG
This region includes:
- the MAP1A gene encoding microtubule-associated protein 1A isoform X3, which encodes MDGVAEFSEYVSETVDVPSPFDLLEPPTSGGFLKLSKPCCYIFPGGRGDSALFAVNGFNILVDGGSDRKSCFWKLVRHLDRIDSVLLTHIGADNLPGINGLLQRKVAELEEEQSQGSSSYSDWVKNLISPELGVVFFNVPEKLRLPDASRKAKRSIEEACLTLQHLNRLGIQAEPLYRVVSNTIEPLTLFHKMGVGRLDMYVLNPVKDSKEMQFLMQKWAGNSKAKTGIVLPNGKEAEISVPYLTSITALVVWLPANPTEKIVRVLFPGNAPQNKILEGLEKLRHLDFLRYPVATQKDLASGAVPTNLKPSKIKQRADSKESLKATTKTAVSKLAKREEVVEEGAKEARSELAKELAKTEKKAKESSEKPPEKPAKPERVKTESSEALKAEKRKLIKDKVGKKHLKEKISKLEEKKDKEKKEIKKERKELKKDEGRKEEKKDAKKEEKRKDTKPELKKISKPDLKPFTPEVRKTLYKAKVPGRVKIDRSRAIRGEKELSSEPQTPPAQKGTVPLPTISGHRELVLSSPEDLTQDFEEMKREERALLAEQRDTGLGDKPFPLDTAEEGPPSTAIQGTPPSVPGLGQEEHVMKEKELVPEVPEEQGSKDRGLDSGAETVEEKDTWEEKKQREAERLPGRTEAREESEPEVKEDVIEKAELEEMEEVRPSDEEEEDATKAEGFYQKHMQEPLKVTPRSREAFGGRELGLQGKAPEKETSLFLSSLTTPAGATEHVSYIQDETIPGYSETEQTISDEEIHDEPEERPAPPRFHTSTYDLPGPEGAGPFEASQPADSAVPATSGKVYGTPETELTYPTNIVAAPLAEEEHVSSATSITECDKLSSFATSVAEDQSVASLTAPQTEETGKSSLLLDTVTSIPSSRTEATQGLDYVPSAGTISPTSSLEEDKGFKSPPCEDFSVTGESEKRGEIIGKGLSGERAVEEEEEETANVEMSEKLCSQYGTPVFSAPGHALHPGEPALGEAEERCLSPDDSTVKMASPPPSGPPSATHTPFHQSPVEEKSEPQDFQEADSWGDTKRTPGVGKEDAAEETVKPGPEEGTLEKEEKVPPPRSPQAQEAPVSIDEGLTGCTIQLLPAQDKAIVFETMEAGEPTGPILGAEALPGGLRTLPQEPGKPQKDEVLRYPDRSLSPEDAESLSVLSVPSPDTANQEPTPKSPCGLTEQYLHKDRWPEVSPEDTQSLSLSEESPSKETSLDVSSKQLSPESLGTLQFGELNLGKEEMGHLMQAEDTSHHTAPMSVPEPHAATASPPTDGTTRYSAQTDITDDSLDRKSPASSFSHSTPSGNGKYLPGAITSPDEHILTPDSSFSKSPESLPGPALEDIAIKWEDKVPGLKDRTSEQKKEPEPKDEVLQQKDKTLEHKEVVEPKDTAIYQKDEALHVKNEAVKQQDKALEQKGRDLEQKDTALEQKDKAREPKDKDLEEKDKALEQKDKIPEEKDKALEQKDTALEQKDKALEPKDKDLEQKDRVLEQKEKIPEEKDKALDQKVRSVEHKAPEDTVAEMKDRDLEQTDKAPEQKHQAQEQKDKVSEKKDQALEQKYWALGQKDEALEQNIQALEENHQTQEQESLVQEDKTRKPKMLEEKSPEKVKAMEEKLEALLEKTKALGLEESLVQEGRAREQEEKYWRGQDVVQEWQETSPTREEPAGEQKELAPAWEDTSPEQDNRYWRGREDVALEQDTYWRELSCERKVWFPHELDGQGARPRYTEERESTFLDEGPDDEQEVPPREHATRSPWASDFKDFQESSPQKGLEVERWLAESPVGLPPEEEDKLTRSPFEIISPPASPPEMVGQRIPSAPGQESPIPDPKLMPHMKNEPTTPSWLADIPPWVPKDRPLPPAPLSPAPGPPTPAPESHTPAPFSWGTAEYDSVVAAVQEGAAELEGGPYSPLGKDYRKAEGEREEEGRAEAPDKSSHSSKVPEASKSHATTEPEQTEPEQREPTPYPDERSFQYADIYEQMMLTGLGPACPTREPPLGAAGDWPPCLSTKEAAAGRNTSAEKELSSPISPKSLQSDTPTFSYAALAGPTVPPRPEPGTSMEPSLTPPAVPPRAPILSKGPSPPLNGNILSCSPDRRSPSPKESGRSHWDDSTSDSELEKGAREQPEKEAQSPSPPHPIPMGSPTLWPETEAHVSPPLDSHLGPARPSLDFPASAFGFSSLQPAPPQLPSPAEPRSAPCGSLAFSGDRALALAPGPPTRTRHDEYLEVTKAPSLDSSLPQLPSPSSPGAPLLSNLPRPASPALSDGSSSEATTPVISSVAERFSPSLEAAEQESGELDPGMEPAAHSLWDLTPLSPAPPASLDLALAPAPSLPGVMGDGILPCHLECSEAATEKPSPFQVPSEDCAANGPTETSPNPPGPAPAKAENEEAAACPAWERGAWPEGAERSSRPDILLSPEQPVCPAGGSGGPPSSASPEVEAGPQGCATEPRPHRGELSPSFLNPPLPPSTDDRNLSTEEVRLVGRGGRRRAGGPGTTGGPCPVTDETPPTSASDSGSSQSDSDVPPETEECPSITAEAALDSDEDGDFLPVDKAGGVSGTHHPRPGHDPPPLPQPDPRPSPPRPDVCMADPEGLSSESGRVERLREKEKVQGRVGRRAPGKAKPASPARRLDLRGKRSPTPGKGPADRASRAPPRPRSTTSQVTPAEEKDGHSPMSKGLVNGLKAGPMALSSKGSSGAPVYVDLAYIPNHCSGKTADLDFFRRVRASYYVVSGNDPANGEPSRAVLDALLEGKAQWGENLQVSSKGHQGSSLVNAHSEAVVDGTQSLFIKGWAFSKGSRAASETMRCPFPLTYLPFMFSHQTYLISLLGDSDPYS